The Propionibacterium freudenreichii subsp. freudenreichii genome contains a region encoding:
- a CDS encoding 3'-5' exonuclease, translating to MAGYAVLDLETTGFSPARGDRIIEIGLVRLDPQGHVDDEWSTLVNPRRTVRATRVHHITSADVAAAPTMAELAPGLVDKLRDRVVVAHNSSFDVGFLTAELRTAGMTIPPEPIPSVCTMRQSTRFLHARSRRLVDCCEAAGVSLRDAHSALGDARATAELFGHYLRAAGGELPWQDVVDRARRYPWPQALFVEPQTHLVQRPE from the coding sequence ATGGCCGGATACGCAGTGCTGGACCTCGAGACCACAGGCTTCTCGCCCGCCCGGGGCGATCGCATCATCGAGATCGGCCTGGTGCGCCTTGACCCGCAGGGCCATGTGGACGACGAGTGGTCCACGCTGGTGAATCCCCGGCGCACGGTGCGCGCCACGCGCGTGCACCACATCACCTCGGCGGATGTCGCGGCGGCCCCCACAATGGCCGAGCTGGCCCCCGGGCTCGTCGACAAGCTGCGTGACCGGGTGGTGGTGGCGCACAATTCGTCGTTCGACGTGGGCTTCCTCACCGCCGAGCTGCGTACCGCCGGCATGACGATTCCGCCCGAGCCGATTCCCTCGGTGTGCACGATGCGCCAGTCCACCCGCTTCCTGCATGCCCGCAGCCGTCGGCTGGTCGATTGCTGTGAGGCGGCGGGCGTCTCGTTGCGCGATGCGCATTCGGCACTGGGCGATGCCCGGGCCACCGCCGAGCTGTTCGGCCATTACCTGCGGGCGGCCGGTGGCGAGCTGCCCTGGCAGGACGTGGTCGATCGCGCGCGGCGCTACCCGTGGCCGCAGGCGCTGTTCGTGGAGCCTCAGACGCACCTGGTGCAGCGTCCTGAGTGA
- a CDS encoding cytochrome ubiquinol oxidase subunit I, with product MDAQVLARWQFGITTVYHYFFVPITLGITWLLAILQTLWVRSGNDQWLRLVKFFGKLFLINFAAGVVTGIVQEFQFGMNWSEYSRFVGDIFGAPLALEALIAFFLESTFVGLWIFGWNRLPKGLHLATIWLTALGSFISSIFILAANSWMQNPVGAVYNAATGRAELSDFLALITNPVFLATLPHTIGAAFMTAGALLLGVSGWWLAKKRRDAQPADSLDTSTWRKSARFSAWVLILASLVTFISGDFQGKVEAEYQPMKLAAAEGLLETQESAPFSVVAIITTEGSGQDKTYHKVFSLDVPGVLSILAKNDPNAKVQGIQDLRESYLQEGYATDNGTQNALQSQFADELKAMPVDPVPNVMVNYYSFRLMIGLGVLAFIIGIATLVQTRRDHLPKGGKFYAVLMACLPFMPLFANSFGWILTELGRQPWIVNGVLPTWTAASPGNGAGAMWLTMILYTLVYAVVAVIVLKLFIKTIKEGLPALVKVEKPTDDAPLSFAY from the coding sequence ATGGACGCTCAGGTACTAGCGCGGTGGCAGTTCGGCATCACCACCGTCTATCACTACTTCTTTGTGCCGATTACGCTCGGCATCACATGGCTTCTGGCGATCCTTCAGACGCTGTGGGTGCGTTCGGGCAATGACCAGTGGCTTCGCCTGGTGAAGTTCTTCGGCAAGCTCTTCCTGATCAACTTCGCGGCCGGTGTCGTGACGGGCATCGTGCAGGAGTTCCAGTTCGGGATGAACTGGTCTGAGTACTCCCGGTTCGTGGGCGACATCTTCGGCGCCCCGCTGGCCCTCGAGGCCCTGATCGCCTTCTTCCTCGAGTCGACGTTCGTCGGCCTGTGGATCTTCGGCTGGAATCGGCTTCCCAAGGGCCTGCACCTGGCCACCATCTGGCTCACCGCGCTCGGCAGCTTCATCTCGTCGATCTTCATCCTGGCTGCCAACTCCTGGATGCAGAACCCCGTGGGTGCCGTCTACAACGCAGCCACCGGTCGCGCTGAGCTGTCCGACTTCCTGGCGCTGATCACCAACCCGGTGTTCCTCGCCACCCTCCCGCACACCATCGGTGCTGCGTTCATGACCGCCGGTGCATTGCTGCTCGGCGTCTCCGGCTGGTGGCTCGCCAAGAAGCGTCGCGACGCCCAGCCGGCCGATTCGCTGGACACCTCCACGTGGCGCAAGTCGGCACGTTTCTCCGCCTGGGTGCTCATCCTGGCCTCGCTGGTCACCTTCATCTCCGGTGACTTCCAGGGCAAGGTCGAGGCTGAATACCAGCCGATGAAGCTGGCCGCCGCAGAGGGCCTGCTCGAGACCCAGGAGAGCGCCCCGTTCTCGGTGGTCGCCATCATCACCACCGAGGGATCCGGCCAGGACAAGACGTACCACAAGGTCTTCAGCCTGGACGTGCCCGGTGTGTTGAGCATCCTGGCCAAGAACGATCCGAACGCCAAGGTCCAGGGCATCCAGGACCTGCGTGAGTCCTACCTGCAGGAGGGCTACGCCACCGACAACGGCACGCAGAACGCCCTGCAGTCGCAGTTCGCCGACGAACTGAAGGCCATGCCGGTCGATCCGGTGCCGAATGTGATGGTCAACTACTACAGCTTCCGGCTCATGATCGGGCTCGGCGTGCTGGCCTTCATCATCGGCATCGCCACGCTGGTGCAGACCCGCCGCGATCACCTGCCAAAGGGCGGCAAGTTCTACGCCGTGCTGATGGCCTGCCTGCCGTTCATGCCGCTGTTCGCCAACTCCTTCGGCTGGATCCTCACCGAGCTCGGGCGGCAGCCATGGATCGTCAATGGCGTATTGCCCACCTGGACGGCCGCCTCACCGGGCAACGGTGCCGGCGCCATGTGGCTGACGATGATCCTGTACACGCTGGTGTACGCGGTCGTGGCGGTCATCGTGCTGAAGCTGTTCATCAAGACGATCAAGGAAGGACTCCCCGCGCTGGTGAAGGTGGAGAAGCCGACCGACGACGCCCCACTGTCCTTCGCGTACTGA
- the cydB gene encoding cytochrome d ubiquinol oxidase subunit II encodes MLTNSLIPLQASLDASPLQIVWFLLIAVLWIGFFFLEGFDFGVSMLYPILGKDPKERRVMINTIGPTWDGNEVWLITAGGATFAAFPGWYATLFSGLYLPLFLVLVGLILRGISFEYRAKMPDDRWRNAFDACASIGSLIVSLVFGIGFANFVKGMDVAPLTSAAFGEPNLYTGGFWALFSPFGLLGGVLFILLFCTHGSMFLALKTYGSIHDKTVKFVHTLAPVTVAVLLIFVLAANIFYGTSKNPYLGSLSTVLMWAAGLLSVVVLGLAALAQRAERNGWAFIGTGASILLMLAMIFVKMYGTLGFISADMSNPLNMVTASSSPLTLKLMTWFACFLVPVVLAYQGWSYWVFSKRLSTKEMPEHEHEPNVAEVHV; translated from the coding sequence ATGCTCACGAATTCTCTTATTCCGCTGCAGGCGAGCCTGGACGCGTCGCCGCTGCAGATTGTGTGGTTCCTGCTCATCGCGGTGCTGTGGATCGGCTTCTTCTTCCTTGAGGGCTTCGACTTCGGCGTCTCGATGCTGTATCCCATCCTCGGCAAGGATCCCAAGGAACGCCGGGTGATGATCAACACGATCGGACCCACCTGGGACGGCAATGAGGTCTGGCTGATCACCGCTGGTGGCGCCACCTTCGCGGCCTTCCCCGGCTGGTACGCAACCCTGTTCAGCGGCCTGTACCTGCCGCTGTTCCTGGTGCTGGTGGGGCTGATCCTGCGAGGCATCTCGTTCGAATACCGCGCCAAGATGCCCGACGACCGTTGGCGCAATGCCTTCGACGCCTGCGCCTCGATCGGTTCGCTGATCGTCTCGCTCGTGTTCGGCATCGGCTTCGCCAACTTCGTCAAGGGCATGGACGTCGCCCCCCTGACGAGCGCAGCATTCGGCGAGCCCAACCTGTACACCGGCGGCTTCTGGGCGCTGTTCAGCCCCTTCGGCCTGCTCGGCGGCGTGCTGTTCATCCTGCTGTTCTGCACCCACGGCTCGATGTTCCTGGCACTGAAGACCTATGGCTCGATCCACGACAAGACCGTCAAGTTCGTGCACACGCTGGCCCCGGTCACCGTGGCCGTGCTACTGATCTTCGTGCTGGCCGCCAACATCTTCTACGGCACGAGCAAGAACCCCTACCTGGGTTCGCTGTCCACCGTGCTGATGTGGGCCGCCGGCCTGCTGTCCGTCGTGGTGCTCGGCCTGGCTGCCCTGGCGCAGCGCGCCGAGCGCAATGGCTGGGCGTTCATCGGCACCGGCGCCTCGATCCTGCTGATGCTGGCCATGATCTTCGTCAAGATGTACGGCACGCTCGGCTTCATCTCGGCTGACATGAGCAACCCGCTCAATATGGTCACCGCGTCGAGCTCGCCGCTCACCCTGAAGCTTATGACGTGGTTTGCCTGCTTCCTGGTGCCGGTCGTGCTGGCCTACCAGGGATGGAGCTACTGGGTGTTCAGCAAGCGCCTGTCCACCAAGGAGATGCCCGAGCACGAGCATGAGCCGAATGTGGCCGAGGTGCACGTGTGA